Genomic DNA from Candidatus Pantoea bituminis:
CAGCATCGCCTTTTTGTTTATCTTGATCAGGTTGCACGCAGTGGTTCCATCCGCAAAGCAGCAGAACGTCTGCATATTTCAGCTTCCGCTATTAACCGGCAACTCCTCGCGTTAGAGGAAGAACTGGGCACACCGCTGTTCCAGCGCCTGCCGCGAAAAATGGTCCTGACTGCGGCTGGCGAAGCGCTGATTTATCATGTGCGTCTGAGTTTTAAAGAGATTGAATGGGCGCAAATGAAAATTGAGGAGCTGAAAGGGTTGCGTCGAGGGAAGTGACCATTGCGATGATGAGCGGGCTGGCGGCGAATTTGATCCCGCGTACAGCCTCTGAATTTCGGCGAGCAAATCCACGCGTCAAACTTAATCTGCAGCAATTAACGACGGGTGAAAATATCACAAACGCTGTGGCGAGCGGCGAGGCAGATTTGGGTATTGGATTTGATTTTGATCTGCAACCAGTACATCGCAACATTGCCAGTGTCGCTGTGCGGCTTGGTGCGGTAGTGGGTGTAGGCCATCCATTGGCAGATAAACCCAGCTTGCGTTTGAGTGATTGCTTACCCTATCCGATTGTTATAGCCGATAAATCAATGGTTATCCGGCCTTATCTCGATGAGGTTTTTGCCCGTGCTTCGGTGAATCTCCAACCAGTGATTGAAACGAATTCGATTGAAGTGATGCGTCAGTCGGCCATCATGGATCAAACCCTGACTTTCCTGACGCCCATAGATATTGAGTTTGACCAGCGTAGCGGCAGGTTAATCTACATTCCTGTTAGAGAACTTTCGCAGCAAACGCAAACACTGATGCTGATAGGTCACGATCGCGGGACCAGTGCCATTGGTAGCGTTTTTGCCGAAACGATTAAAAGTATGATGTCGGAATTATGCTGAAGCAGGCCCATATGGGCCTGCTCTGAACTATTCCTGACGGCTTGAAAATGCCGTAGTAGAACGCAGCATCTTCATTTCACATTCATGCACTTCTTTAATCAACGTCAATAAAGCCTGAGCTGCGCGATCGGTGGCAACTTTACCGCGTTCCGCATCTGCTGCAGAAGCGTTACCTGTAACACCAGAAAGATGCAGATCCTGCGCCATCCAGCCAAAACCCACACCGCCTTCGGGTGTTAAAATGCCGCCTTTGGCTTCAAGGGCAACGGAGGCAGAAACAAAGTTATCAGCATGATCCATTTGCACTAACTCAGGATGCAGATGCAGCATCATGCTTGTTTCAGACTCACCACCATGGATGCCATGCTGCATTTCGTGGGCGCTGTAGAGATCAGAGGCATCAATGGTATGAAACCAGCTCGCACTGACGGCCAACATGCCTAACTCTATGCGCAACTGACGGCAAACTATCTCCATCAACTGCGGTTGGCCACCGTGTGAATTCCAGAAAATAATCTTACGAATACCCGCTCGCCAGGCACATTTCGCCATTTCAAACCACACTTTACCCAGCACTTCATAAGGCAGAGAAAGCGTTCCTGGATAGGCGATATGCTCATCTGATTTGCCAACCGGTAAGGCTGGCATAAATAAAACGGGCAAGTCTGATGGCAGCAGCTCAACTGCACGATTAACAATGCCTGCATTGATGGCCGCATCCACCTTGACCGGTAAATGGGGCCCATGTTGTTCTACTGCGCCGACAGGCAATACCGCCACGATATTAGCCATATCCAGTTCACTAAATTCACGGGTGGATAAGTCCCACCACCAGGGTGAAGAAGGTTTGTTCATGTTTTCCTCCATTTTTGAATAACATAGTCTTTTCCCTGTTCAATGGAAGAAACATAATTCGTCCTGCCTGTTGCCTTTTAGGCATCATTGAATAGGCAATTTAATGAGGGAATATCGTTGGGACAACTGACTTTGCTTTAGATGGGTACAGCAGGAAAAGCGTACTTTGGACGGTTTACTTCGATGAATGCGTTTACCTATCGAAATGGTTGTTTACGCCTGAAAAATGGAAGAGTTATGGAGGGGGCCGCTTGGAAAACGGAAAATATCCTACGCTAAGCCTGTTTTCTGTACAGACTACTATCCACTGAGCGTAATGCGCGGTATTTACCCTTTCCCAGTTTGAGGTTTGTTCGCCAGACGTAATCCCCGCTCAGGTTGATAATACCGGGATAAGCACCAATGCCATTGCGCGTGAAGTTAATACTACCCGGCAAACCATACTCAGGGTAAAAGCAGGGCAGCAATAATCCTGAATACAGAAACGGCTTCAGACGCTACCGACTTTGACCGTCCGCTTTGTGCCAGAAGCGGAGATTGCCGTCCTTGGCCATTAAATGAATCATTCGTTAATCGCTGACATTTTATTGAGAAAAGCCGAGGGGCCTATTACCGGTTTTGGTTATTAAGGGAGAATCCACGTTTCGCTACTAATCTGACTCACCACCCATCTGTTGTCGCTTTAGCGGTAAAAAAGACCTGGCGGCTTCTGGCGAGTCGCAATCACTTCATACGACTAAAAATGTCAGCTCTCAAACCGCGTATTCTGCTTTCTCATTTGGAAATCAAAGCTCATCAATCCAGGCCGTCACGGCTTTGTTCACGTCCTCACTGCGATCCTGCATAATCCAGTGACCCGTCTGCGTCCAGTAGTCTGTTTTTGACTTTGGGTTTGCAAACCATGTCCGCATATTCCCTGCCTGAGTGGCATCGCGACAAAGGTGATAAACAGGAATCGTTAAGCTACGACAAAAATTCTCACTCGCTTTGCCAATACCCACTTGTCCCGCACCCAGAAACAGTGGACCGAATGATTCCCGTATCACATGCAGCGGCACACCCTGAAGACGTCTTGCATGCCAGCGCTTAAACGCTGGCGGGGTACTTTTATCGTAAAAAAGTTCAAATAACGCCGGACCGGTCAAATAGGGATCGCCGTTTTGCAGGTCATCAACCGCTTTCTGAAAAAGCGCCGCCTGTTTATCCGGGAATCCCATCGAACCATCTATAGAGACAACAGCACTCACTAAGTCAGGTCTTTTCGCTGCAAGACGAGCTGCAATCTGGCCACCCATGGAATGGCCAATAAGAATAAATTTTTGGCCAGGATAGTGTGTCAAAATCAGTGCTTCAATATCGGCAACATAGTCAGCAGGGGCATAATGTCCTGATGGCATAACCTGCGATCGTCCATGCCCGCGTAAATCAACAGCCACCGTACGGTATTTGCTTTCAAGCTCGGGTAATTGCCAGCTCCAGTCATGCGAATCACACGTCCAGCCATGTAAAACCATTATGTTTTTGCCTTCCCCTTTTTCCGTATAAAAAAGTTTGGCCGTCGACGAATCCTTTGGCGCAAAATGTGCCGGACTTGCTTTCACTGTCGCCGAAATAACGGTGGCGCTGGCGAAGGCCAGCAGGTTACGTCGGGACAGAGAGAACTTTTCTTCTTTCATAATGGGTCCTTAGTACTCGCTAAATATTTGTCCTGCCGTTTTATTTAGCAGAAGATGCGGTTGGGAGTGAGATATTTATACCAACGTCAGTAGCATGGTATATAACATTCAAATAAGGTCAATTACGCACTTTTAAGCGAGTAGATATACTGAAGGATACCTATATGACAAACATTGTTGATCCCGTTTTTTTGCGGACTGTGCCGCGCGTGTCTTTTTCGATCAGGTAGCAAACAAATGGAGTGTAATGATACTGACTTTACTCAATGAAAATACAATGCGTTTTAATGAAATGAAGCGCAGCATGGAAGGGATAACACACAAAGCACTCACCCAGGCGTTGCGTAAAATGGAACGTAACGGGTTGATTAACCGTACGGTTTTGCCCACTTCTCCGGTTGCAGTAGAATACGCCATCACCGAACTTGGCCGCTCTTTGCAAAAACCTTTTAGCGCCATGTATGATTGGGCGATTAATCATCTTGAACTTATTGAAAAAGCACAGGAAGCGTATGATGCCAGCGCTTCTGTGATTAATGAAAATAGTCGTTTGCAGAAATAAAATGAGGGCTTTGCATGAACCTGACTTAGCACCTGTAAAATAATAAAAATAAACGACTTTGAATCTTGAGTCATTATTTGGCACGTGCGTGGTATTAAGTGAAGCCACTTTTACATACCCTTTTAAAATAACCCTCTCATTCTGTTTCTATTATTTAGATAACGGCTATTGACATGTGGGATTTAAAGATCCTTTTAAAAAATTTATAAAATCGGATGGAGCTCCATCCGGACGAAAAAACCTTATGACATATTTAAGTATGCCCGACTGTCGCTGACATTAATGTTATGCCTTTTAGACCATTACTGGTTTTGCTGAAAGTGAGTTTTAGGTTATGCCGCATAACTGCTATTAAACTGATGACAATAAGAAAGTAGCGCTGTAATGCATATAAAATTCCGGCTATATCATCTTGTTGAAAGCACCCCTGATATTTAGGTTGACCTTTAAGTCAGTGACAATCGAATGATGACATTCACTTAATGTCCGCTTTGTGCCATAAGCGGACGTTTAAAAGATACGCTTTGCTTTGCTATATAACTAACCTGTTTAAGACTAAATTCGACCCATTAGTCAAAAACCGACATTACTAACTGATCGTTGTATCTGATACTGGGGGCAGGTCACCGGAGGTAATGTGTCATTGCAGAATCTTGAAATCGTGCCTCGCCTGCTGCCGGACGTTCGTGCAGGAAGGAAGCGTCATACCATTCGATGGCGGGAACGCGAAATTGTGCCGGGCCCTATGCTTTACGTAAACGCGCAGGATGCCTTTGACACGGTCATGGTGTGTGTCACGCACGTTGAAAAAAATGCCGCTTTCTGACGTTGCGGCCAGGCTTGGAAAAAGTGCGGAATGGCCGGGTGCTGAACTGCTGGAAGGGATGCGTAAGCACTACCCGTGCATAGAGATGGATTCCGAGGTTGCGGTCAACCACCGTTTACCGCCTGCGGTGTAAGTTCGTGGCTGAGATGTTAGGGTAGATCCGGGTGATATCCAGGTACAAAAAAGCCCCGGAGGGCTTTAACTCAGTTACTAGAACGACAATCCCGGCACCAACTTTGATTTGTTGCCCCCGAAGGTATGGTTCTAAAACCAAAAAGCGCCTGAAGCTCACCAGCAGTGTGTGCAGTAGTCGTTCTGCATTTTGGGCAAGTATGCGGAAGGTTAACTGTACCTACCATTTAAAATTTCCTTAGAGGGGGCCGTTTGGAAAACGGAAATTATCCTAGGTTAATAAAACCAGCATGCGGAGGAAGCAAACACCGGCGCAATGGAATTCGGTGGTTCGAGTGTAACCATCACTTAAACCATACCGTGTTTTTAGCAGCCACCTGCCTGTTTTGCCCCGTATGTTGCTTGGTCAACGGTGTATTTATCTCCGGCACTTGAGGAAAGTTGCTCAATGAGGCCTTTGCATG
This window encodes:
- a CDS encoding LysR family transcriptional regulator encodes the protein MLQHRLFVYLDQVARSGSIRKAAERLHISASAINRQLLALEEELGTPLFQRLPRKMVLTAAGEALIYHVRLSFKEIEWAQMKIEELKGLRRGK
- a CDS encoding LysR substrate-binding domain-containing protein; translated protein: MTIAMMSGLAANLIPRTASEFRRANPRVKLNLQQLTTGENITNAVASGEADLGIGFDFDLQPVHRNIASVAVRLGAVVGVGHPLADKPSLRLSDCLPYPIVIADKSMVIRPYLDEVFARASVNLQPVIETNSIEVMRQSAIMDQTLTFLTPIDIEFDQRSGRLIYIPVRELSQQTQTLMLIGHDRGTSAIGSVFAETIKSMMSELC
- a CDS encoding creatininase family protein; amino-acid sequence: MNKPSSPWWWDLSTREFSELDMANIVAVLPVGAVEQHGPHLPVKVDAAINAGIVNRAVELLPSDLPVLFMPALPVGKSDEHIAYPGTLSLPYEVLGKVWFEMAKCAWRAGIRKIIFWNSHGGQPQLMEIVCRQLRIELGMLAVSASWFHTIDASDLYSAHEMQHGIHGGESETSMMLHLHPELVQMDHADNFVSASVALEAKGGILTPEGGVGFGWMAQDLHLSGVTGNASAADAERGKVATDRAAQALLTLIKEVHECEMKMLRSTTAFSSRQE
- a CDS encoding alpha/beta fold hydrolase produces the protein MKEEKFSLSRRNLLAFASATVISATVKASPAHFAPKDSSTAKLFYTEKGEGKNIMVLHGWTCDSHDWSWQLPELESKYRTVAVDLRGHGRSQVMPSGHYAPADYVADIEALILTHYPGQKFILIGHSMGGQIAARLAAKRPDLVSAVVSIDGSMGFPDKQAALFQKAVDDLQNGDPYLTGPALFELFYDKSTPPAFKRWHARRLQGVPLHVIRESFGPLFLGAGQVGIGKASENFCRSLTIPVYHLCRDATQAGNMRTWFANPKSKTDYWTQTGHWIMQDRSEDVNKAVTAWIDEL